A region of the Vigna unguiculata cultivar IT97K-499-35 chromosome 9, ASM411807v1, whole genome shotgun sequence genome:
ATAAATGCAGAAACTTGAAGCTAAGAGTATATTACTGATTTGAGAAACTACATGAGGAAGAAGGATCTACTGATTATGACTTTTAACAAAAGCCAAATTCATAACTGATGTAGCATTTTAATTTCCAAAACTTTATCACCTTTCTATAAAACTTAACATGTGAACAAGGAATTGTAGTGAACAACCATGAAGATCCTATAAATCACCCATTTTAAGATGATTTTGggaccaaaaaaaaaaagaaaatagaaaaaaaaatgagaggaCTCTGAAATTATCCCAGTACACTTAAAATTGCAGGGGCTTAGGAGCCCTCCCCACAcactaaagaaaataatttacagaacaaataaaaatcaGTAAACatcctagaaaaaaaaaatggtatgaAGCTGTTTTACTTAACTAAGATCTTCATCCCAAAACAaggcaaaataaataaataaatgctcTATTTGgtagtttcaaaataaattcttaacataataaataaataaataaatgttctATTTGgtagtttcaaaataaattcagaaCACAGTGTCCTTCATAACTCCCCTGCTGTTACTAGCCATGTTCCAAATCCCAGAAAAATCATTAaccaaatttttcattttctcttgtTTAGGATATACTATCACCGAGGAATCATTCGATATTTCACCCATCGAGGCCAAAATTCTCAACTCAGATTCTTCCAAACCTTTAGCTGGACCAAAACTACACCTTTCATTACTATGTTTTGCCATGGCATCTTTGAATTTCTTGATCTGGAATATAATCATAACATACACATAGAATAGAgtcaaaatttaagaaaagacaaaaaaaataaaggaaaaaaattgcaCATGATGTGaacagtataaataaaataaaattcttacaGTTGCATTGGTACAGCTAAAGCTACAAACTCGACCCTCCACACCTCTGTAGAATCTGAAGAAAGGTAACACGTGAATGCGCAAACCGTGACACATGTTTTTCAGTTCATCGTAATTGACTCTCAGAAATATTGCATTTGGGTGCAATCCAGCTATTTGACAGATCTGGTCACATGAAACCATGTCAAATAATGTTGtaaccagaaaaaaaaagaaaagaaaaaaaagacacaTACATACCTTTGAATCAAGGGCTCTGCAACCTCCACAACCAGGTGAATAGAAGTCAACCACAACCAATGAATCACCAGCGTTGAGCAAAGAATGAACTAATTCTTGTGCTGAATGGATCTCAATCATGTTAGGCTTTAGATTCTTTTCCCACCACTTCAAACTCTTGCTAACACTAATTGTTGCTTGTGCctaataaaaaatgcaaatagataaaaaataaagtaataaagtatTAGGAAGTAAAAGGCTTAGATACCCAGAAAACATACATGAACAGGAACACTGCTAGAGGCTTTTGAACTGAAATACCCTAAACCTTTTTCATCTAGGGCAACAGATTCTCCCATGAAGACATTATTCAAAACAGAACAACCCTTTGATTTTACTTTGGTCGAAGAACAAGGCACCAAAGCTCCTTTGGTTTTGGAGCCAAGCATGTTCTCGTTCAGTTCAGGAACACAGAAAACACTCTTAAAGGATCGTGCCATGATTAGTATGAACTCAGAAAGAAGGGATCTTGTTCCTCAACTCACAGATCATGAGATGAAATTAGTGTATTCGGCAGTACTAGTTTCAGCTTTAAGAACCAAAACCAAAGTAGACAAACCCAAATGTTGTTCTTTTATGCGATAAAAACGATGAAATTGTGAAGTAAAAATTTCAGCTTTGCAAACTTTGATAAAACGCTAAGAATGTCAAGCCTCAAAATTAAAAACCACAAAAGGTATCTCCTGGTAATCAATGGATAAAAGCTAAAAAGAACGAGCCTCAAAGAGacaaaaaaatgttactttCTTGTGAATGTTTTGATGAGCTCATGAGAGAGATTAGATGTAGTGTTTTCTATCTTATATAACATTGAAATGAACGTAGTTGGTGGGGTCTTTTCTAGATGACATTGTGAGTAAAAGGTAAAGTGAACGATACCTTCATTTCATAATACATTATAGTAACTTTATCCGTTTCCATTTCATGGTGTTTCTTTTGACCGGATCGTGAACATTATCCACATCACCTTTATCCTTTGCATTTATTAAGGATAATTATCACCGAATATAAACAGCGCCTGCATCTGCATCGCTGCCACTTGAGTTGTCTCAATCATGTCGCTTGCGAGACtctctttaataaaataaaaaattacagcTAGGATAAGTTACTGTGTCATTTGATATGAATTGTGATCcgaaattagattaaatttaatacaACTTGTTTCTAAACacatattgttaaaattatttcactTACTAAAAAGTATAAGTGATTTAAGAATTAAACTCAACACTAGTGTAGTAAATCCAAGTTATTTATTGAATCCATattgttgaaaagaaaataattagatTGATTGGATTGTAGTGATTAGGTTATTTTCAActtattaatttatacatacattattatatatattgagtATTTCAAACATTTGATTAGTTTATAaacacattattattatatattaatagtttacaaaaagttataatatctttttaaaacataataactATATTATCATGCATGTTTGTCTATAACTATTAAGATTTGTACCTTATATATCATAATCTCATATACCAATCATGTTAATTAcacttttataacttttatttgtaacaatcaaatatttaaaagcaaataaaaatatattgatatgaaCAAGAAGATTCTaaagatattttcttttatttattatataaatattattaatatctttatttcaataattcacTATTtgcaatattttataaatactatttttattttattttattatattttgttataagcATCATCGgttaatttataattgttaaatattaaaagataaaatatcaagttttaatttattagtttttttatgaaaaagttgAACTCACAATCTGTGATATTCTTCCttctcaaaattttttaaactaactttATATCTATTAAATGTTAATGAGAAGTTTAACTTATAATCTTTCTTCCTCGTCTTTTCGACTTTTATGATTAGACCAATTTTATAACACATTTAAAAAGGAATGTCACGAAGTTGAGATacataaatattacaaaaaaatatctcattaacaactaattttagtgatcaaaagttgttagacactataatgatcaatttagataccaatttataaaataaaaaattattggttacaaaaatagtcactattatgagaaaaaaaatataactactaGTTTACCTTTTTGTGTGTGCCTTGTGTTTTCttgtattgttttcttttttttttttgcgatgACCATATATTCGATTGGAGCATATCAAGTTGCAGGTTCAGAGGTACCTTTGGAGGATGAGGAGTCATCAGTTAGAGTTGTGGAAGGTCTCAATGAGCTATAATGTTGGTTAGTTTTTGTATAAAGTTTGTTTGTTTAGTTTGAGTGTATAATGTTATAGTTTTATAATCAtatttgtaagactgtattactatattttatatacTGGATTACCTATTTTGAATACTATAATGAAGTATTCTATTCAACTTTAAGCTACTAAAAATGAGATGTTACCGtaatttcattctaatttttataattaaagtaagtatgtaataaataatcaatttacttttaaaagtaAGATGTTatattacttttcattttttttaaggattGTGATACATTTCTTTCATATAACTTTTCAATTCTCAAGTTGCATATTATATAACATGAAAAAGGTCATGAAATTAAGATACATGAAACACAcgttataaatatttgaaaagttttaagGTAAAGTAACTTGGTAAACACTAAAACCAATTTGCTTAATAATTTATAAGGGCCAATGAATATCcatgaaaattttctaaatttgagaGTTCTACTAACAACTTCACATATATGATTGTTTAGAATGTAGAAAACAACGATCGAGATATAACATCTTTTTCCTTACTCTTCTATGATATAAGTAAACCACCAAGAGAAATACACTACCTAGTAGTGGATTTCCAATCATTAAGATATTGTTCCAATCTACATCACAATAGACATGCAAGTCTAAGACGACGTAGAAAAAAGCAAAAGAGGCTGAGATTGAGTGCCCCAAAGATACCTAAGAATACGAAGAACAACATTCCAATGAAATGTTATGGAAGCTGAAACAAACTGACTAACAACATGAACAACATGTGCAATGTTTGGACGAGTCACAGTAAGATAAATCAGACTCCCAACAATAGTTCCATCAAAATCATCACCAGTaataatcatattatcaacATATAAGGATAGCAAAATACATCCTCCATTGGTTTTTTTGACAAATAATGCATAATCATGTTGACTAGcaacaaaatcaaaagagaCAATTATTGTAGATAGTTTCTGAAACCAAGCACGAGGTGCTTATTTAAGATCATAAAGGACTTTTTTAAGTTTGCAAACTTCATCAGATTTGTGAGAGACACTTAGTGGTGGAATCATGTAGACTTCCTCATGTATATCTTCATTCAAAAAGGCATTCTTTACATCCATTTGAAAAATCTTCCATTGAAAAATAGAAGTGACAACAATCAAGGTACAAACAATAGTCATATTTGTCACAGGAGCAAATGTTTCCTCATAATCCATGTCATACTCTTGTGTATATCCTTTTAGCAAAAAGTCTAGCTTTATACATTTCAATTGAgccatttaattttatcttgatTATGTATACCTAACAAGATCCAATAGGTCGTTTTCCTGGTGGTAATGGGACTATAAGTCTGATGTAGAGCAATAAGTTCCTTAGTCATAGCATTCTACCAAAGTGGATCACAAACAACATTTATATAAGATAAAGGCTCATGAAGATGATGAATAGACACAATAAAAGTAGCAAATGAACCAGAATAAgaggaataaataaaatatggtaGTTTAGTAGACTTACGATTACAACTAGGTCAAACATGTTGCAAAGATACCACAACCTCAATAGATGATTGAACATGCATAGTAAGGGAATCAATAGGTACAACCTCTAATGCGATATACGTAATTGATGCTAAGACAGGTTTTGTAGTTCGTATGGAAGTAGGTGTAGTGTCATCAATATCAAAAGGATCAATTTTAATAGCATCAGATTAGTCAAATAATGAGATAGTTGGAATAGAAAAGAATGGAATATGTTCTAAAAACATAACCTGATGTGAGACATACACTTTTTTACTAGCTAGATCAAAGCAATGATATCCCTTTTGACCAAGACCATATCCCAAAAAAACATACAAAGCAAACATAGCTGATAATTTAGTACGTTCAACATTTGATTTTAGAACAAAGAAGGTACATCCAAAAGCACATAAAGTAGAGTAATTAGTGCATGACCCTACAATTTTTCGAAAAGAGACATACCAGAATTATGTTAAATCGGGATCCAATTCACAACATGAGTTGTTGTAAGAATAACTTCCCCTAGAGGAGACTTAGAACATCGACAAATAACAAGGATGATCTTGTAGTCTGAACAAGATGATGATGTTTTCTTTAAACAATGTCATTTTATTGAGGAGTGTCAACGCAAGAGGTTTAATGTATAGTTCCATTAGAGGCAACTAAAGTGGTAAAATCATTAGAAATGTATTCACCCCAAGTCGCAGTGAAAGGTTTTTATGGTAGTAGAGTATTAGGTCTTTACAAAagcattaaaattttttaaagttataagAAAATCAGACCGACATTTCATAAGATAGATTCAAGTAAAATGAGTAAAATCGTCAATAAAAGAGACATAATATCTAGAACCCCTTTGGTGGATACAGGAGAAGGTCCTCACACATCATAATGTACAagatcaaaaggagaaagggaagaatatatatttttataaaatggtaAAGCAGAAAATTTTGTTAGTTTACAACCACTACAATCAGTAATATCATGACTATCCAAAGTACCCAAGACTCTCATAgcactaaaatttttaaaggaGATGCAAAAACATGAACCAAACGAGAATGCCACAAATAAAAAagctgaagaagaagaagacaaacAAAACGAAGATAAATCCACACTACAAGGTGCAACTATTGACTCCTTGAATTGATTCAAGACATAGAGTCCACCTTGTCTACGACCTATCTCAATAACCTTTTGAGATATGGGTCGCGTACAAAACATTCAAATGGAGTGAAATACATATTATATCCAAAATCACAAATTTTcccaaataaataatattcgTAGCAAGACCAGGTATGTAGTAAACATAAGATAAAGACACATATGGTGTGACAGTGGTATCAATACCAGATAATAGAACTGACTCACAGTTAGCGGTTGTAAcatatgattaattaatatatttaataattttcttataaataagataatctcatacatttttttaatattttatgttatcaataataaatttcatattattttgtaaaataaaaagtattttaattttggtggggaaaaatattaaatatccaTCTACTTTGAATATAGGACAGTAGCATCTTTATATGACCGCAAAAATTAGGTGTCATTTTTTAAGATCCATACTATGAGAACCTAGAAAATCACATTAAAAGAGTGactatgtttaaaataatgagatcctattattattattattattattattattattataataaaccgcttatatataaataaaaatttcataaaaggatttcattatttagaaaacacTATCTCTCTAAAACTCTGTCCTCTAAATtctctctgacttctctctaaaaTATCTTACCATTCTCTCATCCTTTTTTAAATTAGAGACCGCCAGAGTGATCACTGCGGCGAGATCTCCAAATCTGTCTGATCAGAACCTTGAATTGAGTAAGTTATAATTCTGCTATTTTCTCGTTCTTTTCTTGAAAACCCTACATGTGTTGTAATCTGTATCGCATGTGAGGTTTGCATATCTTGTAAAAATTCTTTGTCGATAAGTGGCTCTAATGATGTTCTCTAATCatgtttatgataatttttaggTTGATTTGTGAGCATCGACAATAGAAAATGGATTTTAGGTTTTTGGCAGTAGATTGTGCGAGTTAATCAAGTAAGAGAAGctgataattgaatttaattagaGGATACAATGAATGTAATTGTGtgtaattaaaattgattatttgaaGTGTGATGGAATGTGAATTGTTTGATGTTTGGTATAAGTGAAATTGTGATTGCATTGTGTGAATTGAGGTTGAATTGGAAAATGAACACTTGAATCATGGCTCTAATTGGTATCATCTCACTTTGCTTGAAAACCATTTTGAAAACTAGACAACACTGCCATGGAGGTGCCAATTTGGGTCATGAAATCAAGTGAAACATCTCCCAACGAAAAACCagaatttgtgttgttttctgGTGTAAGGCTGAGCCTCAGAATTCAAGGCTGAGCCTTGAAAAATGCGAGAGGATCAGCGTTGAGCGCCAGCCGAGCGGTGCCCTAGCGTTGGGACCCCTGCAGGTTTGGAACGAAATTTTAATGCTGAGGCTGAGCGTTGGAATCTTAGGTTGAGCATTGGCTGCCAGATTTCATGTGTTTGCTGTTTTGATGTGTTTCATTGCATTAATTGATCTGAAATGGATTATTTTGACTGTCTTGGTATACTTTGAGTGAGATTGGGTGAATATGGACCTATTGTATGTGAATTATGGAGGAATTTCATGGAGAAATTCTAAGTGTGGATGAGGTAGGGTATGCAAagacataaggactcagttttAGTTGGTATCCTAAcgctccaataaccattaaggctcatatagagtataatgagttatgtcgtgaggagtagcaggagggcTTAGCCACTGGACTCGATCAAGTCTTTGGCGCGAAGGAGACTTACCTGGTGTGatgattgggtgataaccccttgaggccaaactctgcagagtttgggaatcaTACACCGGTGCAAGGCACCAAGAGGTCCGATATTAATTACATatatccagataattgagtctagagttgAACGACGTGTGAGTATTAGAATGTTCCTGTGTGAATGTGTGATAATTGATTGTTATTATGCTCTTACTCTAATGTAACcttctttaaatcattattagcttaccctacgtgttttatgtttgtctaccctttgttttattctttgcaatgatcacttaaATGTGTGAGCAGAGGAGACTACAGGTGGAGAGTTTTCGCGTGGTGTTGATAGTAGGACTGAGCAGTAGTATCCAGAGGTCCTGTAGATAGGTGTGTTTTGTAGTAAGTGGTTAGAATTTACCTTTCCTTTCTTCTAGAGGTTTTGTACATATAGTATTGTCATTACTCagttttggatgactgtataaGATTATACTTAACTTCCATGCTATCTACTTTGGGTTATCACTATATAATGCTTTATTTAGTAGTTTAAAAgctattaaatgagatgttacattttGGTATCAAAGCAGTAGTTCCTTTAGGGTTTGTGAGTGTGAGCTTGCTTAGTCTCCGTTGTGTGTTTTAAGTAGATGTTCCAACTGTTATGATAGTACTCGTGGATTGAACTGATGGTTTCTTTCTCGGTGTGAACAGAGCTATGGCACCAAGGCCTCCACCTCCTCCACCAACTGCGGATAATCCCAATCTTGTTAGTGCTTTGGAAGCTATGGTTGTAGCTATGCAACAACAGAATGCAAACATGGTGAATCAACATAATCTAGCTATGCAACAAATGGAATCTGCAAGATTGGCAGCTGAAACCACTCAACAAAGGCATCTAGAAGCCTTATAACAACTTGGAGAATCTCGATTCCCAACTGGTTCTTCACGAGTCCCTCCTCCTAGATCTCAAAAGTGGAGTTTAGAAGATTTTCTCCAGCATCACCCTCCCATATTCAGTGGCAAAGTTAGTCCAGATGAGGCGGATCAATTGCTAAAAGACTTGGAGAGAATTTTTTATGCAAATAGGTGCCCTGCAGAAAATAGACTGGCCTATACGGAGTATCTTTTGGCTGGAGAGGCAGTGCATTGGTGGCCCAATATGAAGATGATGTTAGAAGACAATAGAGAGGACATCACATAGGATTTATCCAAGAAGAAGTTTTGTGCATAATTTTCCCTGACAATGTGAGATATGCAAAGGAGGTAGAATTCTTGCAACTCTTGCAAGGAAACATGTCAGTGTCAAAGTATGCGAAGAAGTTTAAACATTTAGCCCG
Encoded here:
- the LOC114162460 gene encoding thioredoxin-like 1-2, chloroplastic, yielding MARSFKSVFCVPELNENMLGSKTKGALVPCSSTKVKSKGCSVLNNVFMGESVALDEKGLGYFSSKASSSVPVHAQATISVSKSLKWWEKNLKPNMIEIHSAQELVHSLLNAGDSLVVVDFYSPGCGGCRALDSKICQIAGLHPNAIFLRVNYDELKNMCHGLRIHVLPFFRFYRGVEGRVCSFSCTNATIKKFKDAMAKHSNERCSFGPAKGLEESELRILASMGEISNDSSVIVYPKQEKMKNLVNDFSGIWNMASNSRGVMKDTVF